The genomic stretch CAGCTTACCCCCTCTACCatgtctttgctcaaatgtcaccttcacCAAGAGGGCCCTGACCAGGATCTGCCCTCCAGCCTGCAATCCCTTGGGACAGACGCCCAGAACGGGCCCTGCTCCTCTCTGAACCCTTGGAGCTGGCTCTCTGAAACACGGATAGGAGTTTAACTGCTAGACAAAAACCAGGAAGGCGTCCTAGGTAGAATCTCGCTGAATCACTAAATGACTCCCGAGTCCCCTTTGGtgacaaactttttcttaaaggaccGTATAACACTCGAAACGCGGTCTCTGTCGCCACTCAGCTCTGCAGTGTGAAAGCCACGTGGAACCGAATGGGCGCGGCCGTGTTCCAACAGGACTTTCTTTCTGGCGGCGGAAATGGGAACCCCGTGGCATTTGCACGTGTCACAAAATATTATGGGTCTTTGTACCTTTCCTCTAACCGTTCACGTAGGCAAGACGTtctagcaaaacaaacaaacaaaaaaaaacaaggcaaaagcAAGAACAAATTCGCGATCTTTCCATTTgcgggttgttttgtttttagggttctatttttaagtgatcgctgcacccgacgtggggctcgaactcacgatcccgAGACCAGGAGTCGCTCGCTCCACCGGCGGAGGGAGCGGACTAAGTTCACGGCCCGCCTGCCCCGCTGGCAAGAGCTCCCAGAAGCACAGGATCTCGGCTGTGTCCTCGGTGACTAGAGCGGAGCCTTGTACACAGGGGTCGCTCGTGACACGCTTgttggaagaacaaatgaacGAGCGAGTTCTTGTCAACCTCACCATCACGCTTTTGGATCCCCATAACCAGACAGcaaggctggaggaggggagcccGGAGCCAGAGTCACACGGCAAGTCCTCACGGGACGTGGGCTGGGAACCGCGTGTCTGACTTCAGACGCCAGACTCATCCCGATCGAACAGAGATGGAAAGATAACCACCCTGAATGGCCAACTTACGCCAATCACTCGCAGGGCTTGGGCCCAGCCTCCCCGACTCGGAAAACCTGGGCAGGCCTGGGTTCCAGCCCAGAACCAGGCACGGAGGAGACTCAGGAGATGTTTGATGATTCAGCGACACTACCTAGAATGGCTTCCTTGGCTTTGTTAAGAAAACTCCTATTCGTCCCTCAAGACCCCAGCTcccatgcccctcccctgggaagccttctctgatgcCCCAGATGGAATCCTGGAGCCCCGCCCTGGGCATCCCCATCGCGCCCCGGTCTGGGGGTTATCTGCGCCCCGCTCGTGAGCTCCTCGAGGAAGGACGCCCGAACCCTGGGGTCCGTGCCCGCGTTTTCCCGGGCGGGTGAGAACCGGGAGACCTAAATCCATGTGGCTGAGCCCAAGCCCGGTCACCAGGAGCGGCAGGAGCCCCGAgcagaccccccccaccccccccacccccccacccccccacccccccaccccccccgcccgccACTCACCAGCAGCGGCATCCAGCAGATAGTGGCCACCACCATGATGCCCGTGAGCTGAGCCATCATCTCGACCTCACAGTCCCGTGGGCGCTGCTGGGCGGCCTCCTGGCCGTGGTAGACGTGGCACAGAGCGGCCACGCTGATCGTGTTGAGCAGGAAGGACAGCCCCACCGAGAGGCCGCCCAGGAGCGAGAACAGCAGGCCGAAGGCCACGTCCCCGGGCTGGGCGCCGAGCGTCAGGAAGCACCAGGAGCCGGGATACTGCAGCGTGTAGCGGCCCACGCCCAGCAGGGGCAGCAGGCCCAGCGCCAGCGCCGAGGCCCACACCAGCCCCACCGTGGCCCAGGCGCGGCGCCCGGAGGCGGCCGCGGGCCGCGAGAAGGGCCGGGTGATGCCCAGGTAGCGCTCCGAGGCCATGGCGGCCCCCAGCCACAGCGGGCAGAGGCCGAAGAAGACCATGACGACGCCCATGAACTGGCAGAGGCGGCAGCCGGGGTCCACGGCGCGCCAGTCGAAGAGGACGGCGTGCTGGGCCACCACGATGGCGCCGGTGACCAGCAGCCCCGCGAAGTCGGTGAGGACCAGGCCGCAGAGGAAGGTGAGGAAGGAGGAGCGGGCGTGCGAGCCGCCCTGCCGCGCACCGGCCAGCACGCTCAGGGCCAGCAGGTTGGACGCCAGGCCCACGAGGCAGAAGGAGGCGGAGAACCAGGGGGAGGCGATGAGCCGCCGCTCCTCCGGGGTGATGTTGGTGGGCCGGAAACAGGGCCCCAGGGCGCTGCCGTTGGGCCACATGGCGCCGGGTCACCAACCCATCGGgccgggggcggcgggcggggacGGCTCGGGCACACCTGGGGGAGCAGGCAGAAGGAACGCGGGTGAGTCACTCTGCCCTTGGATCTGCGTGGGCCTGGCGAACTCCTACGCGGGCTTCAACGCCCCAGTCCAAATGACCCTCTtcggttttctttgttttgatgtttgtttattttgagagagagagagagagaggaagagagacagcacgggcaggagaggggaggctACGGATGGTGACACCACGAcacgagccgagatcaagagtcggacactcaactgaccgagccgcccaggcgccccgaataacCCCTCTTCGAAGAAACCTTCCCCGACTTGCCTTGCTCCCCGCTCAGTAGTATCACTAGCCGTACCGCCTCCAACTCTGTCCTGCCCCGGTGGCCGTGACCTTCAAGGGTGAGGACCGCTGCCGTCTCCTCTGTGACCCCTGGAGACCAGGGTGTCGGAGAAGAACCCAGAGAGAGGCCCTGGGTTTGAACGGCAGCCCCGGGCACCCCCGGCGTGACCCCAGGCAAATGGTTTCTTCCCTCCGGGCACCACCGCCCCCTGCTTGTCACCCCTCTGAGCCCCTGTCGCCCCTCTGAGCCCTTGTCGGACTGCAGAGTCCAGGATGGGTGGGGAGACTGGATGCGTCCAAGGTGAGGAGGGCAGCTGGACGTCGGCCAGAGGTCCCGGCTCCCAGGCCGGCTCTGAGGTCAGCCTCTGGGTCACCAGTTGTCGAGCACGCATGGCGGGGGGCCCGACACCTTCCGCGTTTTAGGACGACGCTTCCTGGCACATGTTGCAATCGTGCGGATTCTTCCCCGCCGCCCCCGTTTTCAGGGCATTGTTTTCATAATAAGAAACAAACCCAGAAATCCGGTTCCATTCTGGGAACAGAAACACGGCTCACGGGCAGTGACAGACTCCCCGGGGATGGGCTATAAATGGCAGCGAGAGGGACCTGGTCCTCGCGGTGGGGCCGGGCGACAAAACCGGAGACATCTGGGCCTGACTTCTGCGAATGTGGACGAACACACGAGATGTGGGGACGTCAAGGAGAAATAAATTGAGAGATCATTCAAAAAACAGCTCCCGGTTCCCCAAGAGACAGGAAGGCTCCCTGTGTGGGCAGCAGGGGttcccggggcgggggtggggaagggcgggCGAAGGCGGGCAGACGTGGGAGGTACGGCGGTGGCCGGGCAGGGAAAGCTCACAAAGGTCCAACTGTGACACCCATTTTGCAGAGGGGGCAAACCGAGGCACGTTAGTTAAATCTCTTGTCCGAGGTCCCATAGCCTGGCCCGAGTTGATCTCAGGTGTCAACCCAGGTCTTGTTACGGATAAATGCGTGTTCGCATAAACGATTCGAAGCCTTGCCAATAACCAGATGGGGGGGCGTGGGGTGGAGATTTCCTTTAAGGgataggattttctttcttttttttttaatttttaaatatatttttttcaacgtttatttatttttgggacagagagagacagagcatgaacgggggaggggcagagagagagggagacacagaatcggaaacaggctccaggctctgagccatcagcccagagcctgacgcggggctcgaactcccggaccgcgagatagtgacctggctgaagtcggacgcttaaccgactgcgccacccaggcgcccctaatttttaaatatttttgagagagacagagcatgagcaggggaggggcagagagagagggagacagagaatccgaagcaggctccgggctgtcagcacagagcccgacgcggggctcgaacctacaaactgtgagatcatgacctgagccgcagtcgggcgctcaacggactgagccacccgggcgcccccaaggGATAGCATTTCCTACAAGTGGGTCACATCGGCCTGGGGTCCAGGCCTCGCTGCCTACCCTCTCACTGACTCTGGTCTAGTCGCACGCCTCGTCCCTTCCTGTAAGGGGCCTGATGACGGGAACGGGTGGGTCCGAGTACAGGGCTCAGGGCCTCGTGGGTGCCCTCAGGGTGGTGGCCGTGGCCACCTTCCCACGTGTTCCCTGCTGTGCTGGCCTGGTCCCTCTGCTCAGCGACTCCTTACCCAGCTCCTGACACGCGCACGGAGTTTCCCTCCTCGGCGGTGGGGTGGGGCCTCCGGTGGGAACACCGAGGCCCCGGGAGAGGTGCGGGGCagcacggcgggggggggggggggctttcagCAGTGACCCGCAACCTTCCCCTCCGCGGCAGGGCAGGGGTGCGCGCTCTGCCGTCACAGATTTGGCCTGCATTTGGATTCCCCTCGGGACGGGGCACTCTCTCCCTCCAGAGCTGGAATGCACCGTTGCGGGACATTCCCGGGGACTTGGGCTGTGCCTGCGACCACTGACCTAACCCCAGGCTGGAGTGACCGCGAGCTAGGGGCTCCTCCGGGCCCACAGCGCCAGCCCCCGTGGGAGGCTCCGTGAACTGCCGATTCGACTGCTGATTCACCCGGAGaccgcctcccgcctcccgcgTGTGGGAACAAACCTGTGACCCAGAGCTCTTGGCCCCAGGGGGAGGCTGGAACCTGGCCTGACTCCCCCTGGCCACAGCCTCTGGTTTCCAGTCCCCTCGGGGACAGGTCCTGGTGACAGCTGCCTTCCCGAGTTCCCCAGGCAACCACGCCAGCCCCGCAGGGGCACCTGGCAaagcctcccttcccctccccccacccccaccccccagacggGCTGGGAGGGGACGGCAGGGCCCTGTCCTCGCCATAGCCCGAGGTCCACAATCAGCACCGTGTGGCCCTCGGGGGAACCCATCCTCCTTTCTGTGCCTCGTGGGGCGCCTGGCGCCCAGATCCGCTAGACAGACTCAGGATTCCGTGGCCCAAGAGCAGGGAGGTTTGGCTTTGAAGGCTCTGGAATTCCAACGCGCTCCCGCTTCCAGAACCCGCAGGGCCTCGAGTCGAGAATTCCAAGGGGCTGAGGTTCTAGAGCTTTGATGGGAACGTGGCTGGGTCCTGGGTCCAGAACTTCCGTCTCAGCTCCTGGCTCCTCCCTGGAGGACTGCCGGCCCGCCCCGGGGGGCATCGTCAGCCCACCTGGGTGAGGCCTGGCGGCTCCTTCCAGCTGCCCCAGAGCCTCAGGCACCAGGCCTCCCATGCCCAGCCCCCTGTGGAATGCGATCTCCGGTTCCCAAGCGCcaggcccctcctctgcctgtggGTCGGTCCCtggctctcctcccccaccccctcctgcccgCCGAGCCAGCCATCTCTCAACACGTCTCTCCCCAGACTCGATGGCTTGCGAGGCCTCCTGTCCCCGCGCCCAGGCTCACCCAGACTCCCGCAGGGGCGACGCTGACCTCTGACCGGCTCGCCGGAGtcccaggctggggggggggggggggggagggagtaaACTGTGccaagcctcagtgtcccctcCTCTGTGAAGCGGGGAGACCCACGACACTGAGCCGCCTGCTGGCATTCCGGCTGATTTTCTGGGCCCGGCCTgctcccacccaggccccctccccgcccgggAGCTTTCCCTGCCCTGCGGGAGCTCAGAGGTCTGCTCCTGGCCGGCCAGGCGCACGGGGGCAGCCCTGAGGTGGCCCCAGCACATTTGCTAAGTGCTCTGAGCGCCGTCCAGGTGACCAACGGTGTCACCTTTTCAGGGACCAGGCCAGCCCGGGGCCTGACGCAGGCTCGCAGGCCCACGGGTGTGGACCCCTCTACAGACACCGCACACAAATGTCAGCCCCCAggcctgccccacctcccctcacCACATCATGAGGCTTAATTTCCGGGACCTTTTCCTGTTTGTGACACCAAcccggcccccaccccagaggGTGCAAAGTGGGGCCGCCAGCCTCCGCCCTGACTCAAGGGGCTCCCggtgagtctcagtttccttatctgtacagTGGGTGCTCTCCAGGGCTCGCCACTCACCTGCACAAGagggcaggtgtgaggtgagggGACAGGCCTGGGGGCCCTTGGCCGTGGTTGAGGATGGGCACTGAGTTACAGTGATGGTCCCGACGTGGGCTGAGACCGGCCACACACGCCCAGACACGGGGCTCGCAGCCACGCCCAGCGCCTTGCACCCTCCCTGCGGTGCCGAAGGACGCTGAGCGGCCCCGCAGGCTCCCAGGGACACACAGAGGCACGTCACGGGCCACACCGGGACAGGCCCCGGGCGGACCGGCAGACCGGTCGCAGACCTGGTCTCAGCAATGCCCGGGGACACCTAGCACCTGGCGACCGGCGGACGGGGGGAAACACCCACAGCGGGGCGGGCGGCCGGACACATCCTGCCCGCGCTCACGCCGCGCCCCTAACCTGGCGGGCCGGCCTCACCTGGAGACGACGATCCGTGGCCTGCGCTGGGGTCGCCCCTGTCGCACAGCCCGGCTGGCCGACGTGCGGGTGTCGGGCTCAGGCCGGGGAGGGCGGAGCGGGGAGCAGGGCGGTCGGGCCTCCCGGGGTCCCCGGGGAAACCGAGTCACGGCCGGGGGCGGGACGCACAGAGGACCCCGGCGCTGCCCCGTTTCCGCAGGGCACGGATGGAG from Prionailurus viverrinus isolate Anna chromosome A2, UM_Priviv_1.0, whole genome shotgun sequence encodes the following:
- the TBXA2R gene encoding thromboxane A2 receptor, which gives rise to MWPNGSALGPCFRPTNITPEERRLIASPWFSASFCLVGLASNLLALSVLAGARQGGSHARSSFLTFLCGLVLTDFAGLLVTGAIVVAQHAVLFDWRAVDPGCRLCQFMGVVMVFFGLCPLWLGAAMASERYLGITRPFSRPAAASGRRAWATVGLVWASALALGLLPLLGVGRYTLQYPGSWCFLTLGAQPGDVAFGLLFSLLGGLSVGLSFLLNTISVAALCHVYHGQEAAQQRPRDCEVEMMAQLTGIMVVATICWMPLLVFIAQTVLRSPPAMSPTGQLSRATEQRLLIYLRVATWNQILDPWVYILFRRAVIRRLHPRLGARPRSLSLQPQLTQRPTVQ